The Strix aluco isolate bStrAlu1 chromosome 1, bStrAlu1.hap1, whole genome shotgun sequence genome has a window encoding:
- the LOC141932482 gene encoding feather beta keratin-like, translating to MACYDLCRPCGPTPLANSCNEPCVTQCQDSRVVIQPPAVLVTLPGPILSSFPQSTAVGSSSSAAVGSALSAQGVPVSSGGFGFGYGLGGLGCFGGRRGCYPC from the coding sequence ATGGCCTGCTACGATCTCTGCCGCCCCTGCGGACCCACCCCGCTGGctaacagctgcaacgagccctgtgTCACCCAGTGCCAGGACTCCCGCGTCGTCATCCAGCCTCCCGCCGTGCTGGTCACCCTGCcaggacccatcctcagctccttcccccagagcaCCGCCGTCGGATCCTCCTCCTCGGCTGCCGTGGGCAGCGCCCTCAGCGCCCAGGGAGTGCCCGTCTCCTCTGGTGGCTTTGGCTTCGGCTACGGCTTGGGAGGCCTGGGCTGCTTCGGTGGCAGGAGAGGCTGCTACCCCTGCTAA